The sequence TGAAGGACAACGCCGCCCGGCTGCTGAAACTGGCCCGAAAGGAAGGTCCATGACGACCACCATCGCGTACGACCAGCTCGCTGGCCTCGCCGGCACCGACCTCGGTCACACCGAGTACCGGACGGTCACCCAGGAACAGGTGAACCTCTTTGCCGACGCCACCGACGACCACCAGTGGATCCACGTCGACCCGGCGCGGGCCAAGGACGGCCCGTTCGGTGCGCCGATCGCCCACGGCTTCCTCACCCTCTCGCTCGCGGTTCCCTTCTGGACGGAGCTGCTCGAGGTGAAGGGCGTGTCGACGAAGGTCAACTACGGCCTCGACAAGGTGCGCTTCCCGGCCCCGGTCAAGGTCGGGTCCCGGGTGCGCATGCGGGCGACCATCGCCGAGGTCAC is a genomic window of Micromonospora tarapacensis containing:
- a CDS encoding MaoC family dehydratase, which encodes MTTTIAYDQLAGLAGTDLGHTEYRTVTQEQVNLFADATDDHQWIHVDPARAKDGPFGAPIAHGFLTLSLAVPFWTELLEVKGVSTKVNYGLDKVRFPAPVKVGSRVRMRATIAEVTEVRGGFQIVVDQTIEVDGEAKPAVVARGLYRFYA